In Mytilus edulis chromosome 4, xbMytEdul2.2, whole genome shotgun sequence, the following proteins share a genomic window:
- the LOC139520898 gene encoding fibrinogen-like protein A — MEKKFMEVEIRKRRKIKFWKLCTIFLIISTVLCFILCIYYSLKKDKEDCSLQNKDSQCSSNPCYYNSTCAVVDDALFCICPAGYIGTYCEVTPCTTEPCLNNGTCTVVEESYVCVCPDTYGGTTCDDRKIKDCNDLPQNSSSGVYTLYLENNMEISVFCEMSVDDGGWTVVQRRLDGKTNFLRFWDDYKTGFGNLTGEHWLGNDNLHYILLQNAYKVRFDLEDFDGNTAYALYNTFNVSNEESSYTLRISDYSGTAGDSMKDSQGNTHDNFMFTTIDRDNDVTSSNCAINKLSPWWHARCTWSNINGLYLEGSSETNMHWNSWKGKSGLKTTRMMFKPS; from the exons ATGGAGAAGAAATTTATGGAAGTTGAAATTCGTAAGAGAAGAAAAATTAAATTCTGGAAGCTGTGTACGATTTTCCTGATTATTTCAACTGTTCtgtgtttcattttatgtatctaCTATTCCCTTAAAAAAGATAAAG aagattgCAGTTTACAAAATAAAG ATTCTCAATGTTCCAGCAATCCTTGTTATTACAACAGCACATGCGCTGTAGTGGACGATGCTCTCTTCTGTATATGCCCTGCTGGATATATTGGAACATATTGTGAAG TCACCCCATGTACCACCGAACCTTGTTTGAATAATGGTACCTGTACAGTTGTAGAGGAGTCGTACGTATGTGTTTGTCCTGATACATATGGTGGAACGACATGTGATG ATAGAAAAATAAAAGACTGCAATGACCTGCCCCAAAATAGTAGCAGTGGAGTGTATACACTTTACCTTGAGAATAATATGGAAATATCAGTATTTTGTGAAATGTCAGTGGACGATGGAGGATGGACA GTTGTACAAAGAAGATTAGATGGAAAAACGAATTTCTTAAGGTTTTGGGACGACTACAAAACTGGTTTTGGTAACCTCACTGGTGAACATTGGTTAG GAAATGACAATCTTCATTACATCTTGCTACAAAATGCTTACAAAGTTCGATTTGATCTCGAAGACTTTGATGGAAATACAGCGTATGCTTTATATAATACTTTCAATGTCAGTAACGAGGAAAGTAGCTACACTTTGAGGATATCTGATTACAGTGGAACTGCTG GTGATTCTATGAAAGATTCCCAAGGTAACACTCATGACAATTTCATGTTTACCACTATTGACAGAGATAACGATGTAACCAGTAGTAATTGTGCTATTAATAAACTGAGCCCATGGTGGCATGCTAGATGTACATGGTCAAATATCAACGGACTGTATCTCGAAGGTTCTAGTGAAACCAATATGCACTGGAATAGCTGGAAAGGAAAATCTGGACTCAAAACTACCAGAATGATGTTTAAGCCGAgttga
- the LOC139520899 gene encoding peptidoglycan recognition protein 1-like isoform X1, translated as MDTYIVLILCFARGVMSCDNVVTRDQWGARPSKSINLMSTPVGFVFIHHTAMSYCFDQNACSQELKVIQNFHMDNRTWDDIGYNFLIGEDGQVYEARGWDRVGAHTYGWNDVAVAFSIMGNFNDRVPNDKALTALKNVIACGIRMGKITHNYKMYGHRDVRQTECPGNSFYALLQTWPHFGHTKPVKPTSSSHHQTQTSG; from the exons ATGGACACGTATATAGTGCTTATATTATGTTTTGCTCGAG GTGTCATGTCCTGTGATAATGTGGTTACCAGAGACCAATGGGGAGCCAGGCCTTCAAAGAGCATAAACCTGATGTCAACGCCTGTTGGTTTTGTGTTCATCCATCACACAGCCATGAGCTACTGCTTTGACCAGAACGCATGCTCACAGGAACTAAAAGTCATTCAGAATTTTCATATGGACAATCGCA CATGGGACGATATTGGATACAACTTTCTTATAGGAGAGGACGGTCAAGTATATGAGGCAAGAGGATGGGACAGAGTAGGGGCACATACGTACGGCTGGAATGACGTTGCAGTTGCTTTTTCTATCATGGGGAATTTTAATGATCGTGTGCCCAACGACAAGGCTTTGACTGCACTTAAGAATGTAATTGCATGTGGTATTAGAATGGGAAAGATAACTCATAATTATAAAATGTACGGACATAGGGATGTAAGACAAACAGAGTGTCCAGGGAACAGTTTTTACGCTTTATTACAGACTTGGCCTCACTTTGGTCATACAAAACCAGTAAAACCAACCAGTTCATCACATCACCAGACTCAAACAAGCGGCTAA
- the LOC139520899 gene encoding peptidoglycan recognition protein 1-like isoform X2, whose product MSCDNVVTRDQWGARPSKSINLMSTPVGFVFIHHTAMSYCFDQNACSQELKVIQNFHMDNRTWDDIGYNFLIGEDGQVYEARGWDRVGAHTYGWNDVAVAFSIMGNFNDRVPNDKALTALKNVIACGIRMGKITHNYKMYGHRDVRQTECPGNSFYALLQTWPHFGHTKPVKPTSSSHHQTQTSG is encoded by the exons ATGTCCTGTGATAATGTGGTTACCAGAGACCAATGGGGAGCCAGGCCTTCAAAGAGCATAAACCTGATGTCAACGCCTGTTGGTTTTGTGTTCATCCATCACACAGCCATGAGCTACTGCTTTGACCAGAACGCATGCTCACAGGAACTAAAAGTCATTCAGAATTTTCATATGGACAATCGCA CATGGGACGATATTGGATACAACTTTCTTATAGGAGAGGACGGTCAAGTATATGAGGCAAGAGGATGGGACAGAGTAGGGGCACATACGTACGGCTGGAATGACGTTGCAGTTGCTTTTTCTATCATGGGGAATTTTAATGATCGTGTGCCCAACGACAAGGCTTTGACTGCACTTAAGAATGTAATTGCATGTGGTATTAGAATGGGAAAGATAACTCATAATTATAAAATGTACGGACATAGGGATGTAAGACAAACAGAGTGTCCAGGGAACAGTTTTTACGCTTTATTACAGACTTGGCCTCACTTTGGTCATACAAAACCAGTAAAACCAACCAGTTCATCACATCACCAGACTCAAACAAGCGGCTAA